A part of Candidatus Aminicenantes bacterium genomic DNA contains:
- a CDS encoding M28 family peptidase, translated as MNKFKALMAIVLLAAGILPAQFGRVEPPTIISRQVMAEIVNESSGDMALQNEILIAGVNVNRRAEEYANGYFEPKFLIEKLRAYGVPDARIIDLPAAQAKLWDAVSAELWVTKPSLLKIADLDEVPASLCSGSADADVTAELVYVGPGNKEKFYEGKDVKGKIVLVNGYAGGARALAVDKFGAAGLVAYSSSHPEFDPDQVGWSGIGSGDKLKPTFGIMVSTRQGNDFRDQLERGAKIELRAVVKAQMVPYREQMVEALIKGTDLAAEELVFTAHLYEGYAKQGANDDISGCVSLLETARVLQKLVADGKIPPLRRSVRFLFVPEISGTIDYLKKFPEIGKRFFANINEDMVGESLARNRSFFCVVQTPWSLPTWLNDVIRVYVDWMVETQRYDGAGTLWPVWSPTGTRDPFPAVMDKHSGGSDHIVFVDGGVRVPAVMFICWPDMWYHSSGDTPDKSDSTQLKRVVVLSTAAAVTLAGAGPAEAEKIIVEVGGKALARLGLDKIRAERRLADAPPADVFAAYKDARNILAQGFVREAETLESTRFFIKSDPRLGTLLKSQLNLLEACRAPFTKVLDEAYQSRCRADGIKPQGVAATADEVRLAKVVPARTAKMTGPLNLEEYYALDLDKDARPLLTKLSATESEIRNFVDGRRSVLQIRDAVAAEAVFKNVPAPVLVDVESFLKLLEKFGYVTLGQTASR; from the coding sequence GTGAATAAATTCAAGGCGCTGATGGCGATCGTTCTTTTGGCCGCGGGCATTCTGCCCGCCCAATTCGGCCGCGTCGAGCCGCCGACGATAATATCCCGCCAGGTCATGGCCGAAATCGTCAACGAATCCTCCGGGGACATGGCCCTGCAGAACGAGATCCTGATCGCCGGCGTCAACGTCAATCGCCGGGCCGAGGAATACGCCAACGGCTACTTCGAGCCGAAGTTCCTGATCGAGAAGCTCCGCGCATACGGCGTCCCGGACGCCCGCATCATCGACCTGCCCGCGGCCCAGGCCAAGCTGTGGGACGCGGTTTCGGCCGAGCTCTGGGTCACCAAGCCGAGCTTGCTCAAGATCGCCGACCTGGACGAAGTCCCGGCCAGCCTCTGCTCCGGGAGCGCGGACGCCGACGTCACGGCCGAGCTCGTCTACGTCGGGCCTGGAAATAAGGAAAAATTCTATGAGGGGAAGGACGTCAAGGGCAAGATCGTCCTGGTCAACGGCTACGCCGGCGGAGCCCGGGCCTTGGCCGTCGATAAATTCGGCGCGGCCGGCCTCGTCGCCTATTCCTCGAGCCACCCGGAATTCGATCCCGACCAGGTTGGGTGGAGCGGCATCGGATCGGGCGACAAGCTGAAGCCGACCTTCGGCATCATGGTCTCGACCCGGCAGGGCAACGACTTCCGCGATCAGCTCGAGCGCGGGGCGAAGATCGAGCTTAGGGCCGTGGTCAAGGCCCAGATGGTCCCCTATAGGGAACAGATGGTCGAGGCCCTGATCAAAGGCACCGATTTAGCCGCCGAGGAGCTCGTCTTCACCGCCCACCTCTATGAAGGCTACGCCAAGCAGGGCGCCAACGACGATATCTCGGGCTGCGTGTCCCTGCTGGAAACGGCCCGGGTTCTGCAGAAGCTCGTCGCCGACGGCAAGATCCCCCCGCTGCGGCGCTCGGTGCGCTTCCTCTTCGTTCCCGAAATCTCGGGGACGATCGATTACCTCAAGAAATTCCCTGAGATCGGCAAACGCTTCTTCGCCAACATCAACGAGGACATGGTCGGCGAGTCGCTGGCCCGCAACCGCAGCTTCTTCTGCGTCGTCCAGACCCCGTGGTCGCTGCCCACCTGGCTTAACGACGTCATTCGCGTCTATGTCGACTGGATGGTCGAGACCCAGCGCTACGACGGCGCCGGGACCCTCTGGCCCGTCTGGTCGCCCACCGGCACCCGCGACCCGTTCCCCGCCGTCATGGACAAACATTCCGGCGGCAGCGACCACATCGTTTTCGTCGACGGCGGCGTCCGCGTCCCGGCGGTCATGTTCATCTGCTGGCCCGACATGTGGTACCACTCCAGCGGCGACACGCCGGATAAGTCCGACTCGACCCAGCTCAAGCGGGTCGTCGTCCTGTCGACGGCCGCGGCCGTCACGCTGGCCGGGGCCGGACCGGCCGAAGCCGAGAAGATCATCGTCGAGGTCGGCGGCAAGGCGCTGGCGCGCCTCGGCCTGGATAAGATCCGAGCCGAGCGCCGCCTCGCCGACGCCCCGCCGGCCGACGTTTTCGCCGCTTATAAGGACGCCCGGAACATCCTGGCCCAAGGCTTCGTCCGCGAGGCGGAGACGCTCGAATCGACGCGTTTCTTTATTAAATCCGATCCGCGGCTAGGGACGCTTCTGAAAAGCCAGCTCAACCTGCTGGAGGCCTGCCGGGCGCCCTTCACGAAAGTCCTCGACGAGGCTTATCAGTCGCGCTGCCGCGCCGATGGAATCAAGCCGCAGGGCGTCGCGGCCACGGCCGACGAAGTCCGGCTGGCCAAGGTCGTCCCGGCGCGGACGGCCAAGATGACGGGCCCGCTCAACCTTGAGGAGTACTATGCCTTGGACCTGGACAAGGACGCGCGGCCGCTCCTGACCAAGCTCAGCGCAACGGAGAGCGAGATCCGCAACTTCGTCGACGGCCGGCGGTCGGTCCTTCAGATCCGGGACGCCGTCGCGGCGGAGGCCGTCTTCAAGAACGTCCCGGCGCCCGTGCTGGTTGACGTTGAGAGCTTCCTGAAGCTGCTGGAGAAGTTTGGCTACGTGACCCTGGGCCAGACAGCAAGCCGGTAG
- a CDS encoding twin-arginine translocation signal domain-containing protein: MMKPKMTRRDFLRTSTAGGAGVLAAWPALARPFQAAAQASPGLCLTICNHWSYIGIGWQLGIESCVLSATDAMEMADRPPHVKTCINLDARAYEFMAEKFPEVAERLKAYLASGKVELIGGTYGQPMGTTIGGESNIRQIVMGREVIRRTLGYEMATFLEEEEFTHPQIPQIVALAGFPYASLAQLDTWGRAGCPRQDVNVLRWRGIDGTDVPCVPKNALFGYAPDLKKLAASPEFRKLSALGKPLIFAWEEFGWESPETPAYLTAPERYRALEQVEFVTIKDYLDKYSRKASDAVYLPMDAWDKSLTWGLGGDQIRILDRKVEPLLLAAETFDAIAAAQGYASRAEAMEKAWRDLLASQSHDVGLCEYSRWQGDRMAPFDRIEDLHNFTWGALGYNHIDAARRQGQAVLDAALAFLGDRVGSPTGAPNDGTALVFNAQARPRTDLVSTGRLYPLPAKTKSIVVSDRSGRIVPSQVAKADEGADGFLDMAEVVFLARDVPAAGYDSYAVRYSGEKTDPTPASLRFDEANLVLENEFIKVRLDAKTGGIAGLEGKAGCGETLDPAAAAFPRFTGKPTKSLSTRPNPPEQYDSAASSGRIDWLARGPLWATVRAQHSWPYLKFETRITLAAGRPYVEVTVRVLAQVPPQSDVNPPDIKEGYWMSLAPGFPVQKILRDFPFGAEETAKLAFHALTWVDLVGRDRSLLVLHAGTQYFRKEQGGRISNLAMREWESHFTGEFGWPAYAEYRYGLWPHGGPMSNAERGRAAAALARPLDCVVRKPGAGGEPASRSFLGVEGEGLEVTAFRRIPAGGYELRAVETEGRASSARVGLRLPLKNAAAIDLLGNRIGAASIKDGRLAIAAAPWKILTYRLD, from the coding sequence ATGATGAAACCCAAAATGACTCGGAGAGATTTCCTGCGCACGAGTACGGCCGGAGGAGCCGGAGTGCTCGCCGCCTGGCCCGCGCTGGCCCGGCCGTTCCAAGCCGCGGCCCAGGCCTCGCCCGGCCTGTGCCTGACCATCTGCAATCACTGGAGCTACATCGGCATCGGCTGGCAGCTGGGCATCGAGTCGTGCGTCTTGTCCGCCACCGACGCCATGGAAATGGCCGACCGGCCGCCGCACGTCAAAACCTGCATCAACCTCGATGCCCGCGCCTATGAGTTCATGGCCGAGAAGTTCCCCGAAGTGGCCGAGCGGCTGAAAGCCTACCTGGCCTCGGGCAAGGTCGAGCTGATCGGGGGCACCTATGGTCAGCCGATGGGGACGACCATCGGCGGTGAATCGAACATCCGCCAGATCGTCATGGGCCGGGAGGTCATCCGTCGGACCCTCGGCTACGAGATGGCCACGTTCCTCGAAGAGGAGGAGTTCACCCACCCCCAGATCCCGCAGATCGTAGCGTTGGCTGGGTTTCCATATGCCAGTCTGGCCCAGCTCGACACGTGGGGCCGGGCCGGCTGTCCCCGGCAGGACGTCAACGTCCTGCGCTGGCGGGGGATCGATGGCACGGATGTTCCGTGCGTCCCCAAGAACGCCCTTTTCGGATACGCGCCGGATCTCAAGAAGCTGGCCGCCTCGCCCGAGTTCCGCAAGCTCTCCGCCCTGGGCAAGCCGCTCATCTTCGCCTGGGAGGAGTTCGGCTGGGAGTCGCCCGAGACGCCGGCCTATCTCACCGCGCCCGAGCGCTACCGGGCCCTCGAACAAGTGGAATTCGTGACCATCAAGGATTACCTGGACAAATACAGTCGCAAGGCGTCCGACGCCGTCTACCTGCCCATGGACGCCTGGGACAAGTCGCTGACCTGGGGCCTGGGCGGCGACCAGATCCGCATCCTCGACCGCAAAGTGGAGCCCCTCCTTCTAGCGGCCGAGACGTTCGACGCGATCGCGGCGGCCCAGGGATATGCGTCGCGGGCGGAGGCTATGGAAAAGGCCTGGCGCGACCTGCTGGCTTCGCAAAGCCACGACGTCGGCCTCTGCGAATACTCGCGCTGGCAGGGCGACCGGATGGCCCCCTTCGACCGCATCGAGGATCTGCACAACTTCACCTGGGGCGCTCTCGGTTACAACCACATCGATGCCGCCCGCCGGCAGGGCCAGGCCGTCCTCGACGCGGCGCTGGCGTTTCTGGGCGACCGGGTCGGGAGCCCGACGGGGGCGCCGAACGACGGCACCGCGCTCGTCTTCAACGCCCAGGCCCGGCCCCGCACCGACCTCGTCTCGACGGGGCGGCTTTATCCTTTACCGGCCAAGACGAAAAGCATCGTGGTGAGCGATCGCTCGGGCCGGATCGTTCCCTCGCAGGTGGCCAAAGCGGACGAAGGGGCGGACGGCTTTCTCGACATGGCCGAAGTCGTCTTCCTGGCCCGGGACGTTCCGGCGGCCGGCTACGATTCCTATGCCGTCCGGTATTCCGGTGAAAAGACGGATCCCACGCCGGCCTCGCTCCGCTTCGACGAGGCGAACCTCGTCCTCGAAAACGAGTTCATCAAGGTGCGTCTCGATGCGAAGACCGGCGGCATCGCCGGGCTGGAGGGAAAGGCGGGCTGCGGCGAAACGCTCGATCCCGCGGCCGCCGCGTTCCCGCGGTTCACGGGCAAGCCGACTAAAAGCCTGTCGACCCGGCCGAACCCGCCGGAGCAATACGACAGCGCCGCTTCGAGCGGCCGGATCGATTGGCTGGCCCGAGGGCCCCTGTGGGCCACGGTTCGGGCCCAGCATTCCTGGCCTTATCTCAAGTTCGAGACTCGCATCACCCTGGCCGCCGGCCGCCCTTATGTCGAGGTCACGGTCCGCGTCCTGGCCCAGGTTCCGCCCCAGTCCGATGTCAATCCGCCGGATATCAAAGAAGGCTATTGGATGTCGTTGGCGCCGGGCTTTCCCGTGCAAAAAATTCTGCGCGATTTTCCGTTCGGGGCCGAGGAGACGGCTAAGCTCGCCTTCCACGCCCTGACCTGGGTCGATCTCGTCGGGCGCGATCGGAGCCTGCTCGTCCTACACGCCGGCACGCAGTATTTCCGGAAGGAGCAGGGCGGTCGGATCTCGAACCTGGCCATGCGCGAGTGGGAGTCGCATTTCACCGGCGAGTTCGGCTGGCCGGCCTACGCCGAGTACCGCTACGGCCTTTGGCCGCACGGCGGGCCCATGAGCAACGCCGAGCGGGGACGCGCCGCGGCCGCCTTGGCCCGGCCCCTGGATTGCGTTGTGCGGAAGCCGGGAGCCGGCGGAGAGCCGGCCTCGCGGAGCTTTCTGGGTGTGGAAGGCGAGGGCCTCGAAGTCACCGCATTCCGCCGGATACCCGCGGGCGGCTACGAGCTTCGTGCCGTCGAGACCGAAGGCCGCGCTTCGTCCGCACGCGTGGGACTCCGTCTGCCCTTGAAGAATGCCGCCGCGATCGACCTGCTCGGAAATCGAATCGGCGCTGCGTCCATCAAGGACGGCCGCCTGGCGATCGCCGCCGCGCCTTGGAAGATTCTTACTTACCGGCTGGACTAG
- a CDS encoding Gfo/Idh/MocA family oxidoreductase gives MNKTHNVTLLGAGLIGTFYTMTLHGGRGRDRVGTVCAQTEEEALAFARKWDIPRSTSNMKTAVEDPTTDAVIVGVPNNLHKEAVLLAARAGKPVFCTKPLGRTAAEALEMLEAVEKAGIFAGYLEDLVYAPKTLKALDAVRAGALGRILWVRSRETHPGPHSAWFWDKAIAGGGALVDMGCHCIEIIRSFAGKGLRPVEVLATADTLVHPIDAEDSSLALIRFEGGALGQVEVNWTFRGGMDLRDEVAGTEGTIRLDHFLRTGFEMFTAVGQGGYVAEKAEGDKGWLFPVGDEVHALGYVHMFRDMFDALDEGRAPRETFLDGYVVNAIIDACYASAKSKCWQPVRLERWAADAVGAGAGAIGTKASASGGLVLIKTEKMPDGQTKRIFKDPATGALSQTLT, from the coding sequence ATGAACAAGACCCATAATGTCACCCTCTTGGGCGCCGGCTTGATCGGCACGTTCTACACTATGACCCTGCACGGCGGCCGCGGCCGCGACCGGGTCGGGACCGTCTGCGCACAGACCGAGGAGGAGGCCCTTGCCTTCGCCCGCAAGTGGGACATCCCCCGCTCGACATCGAACATGAAGACGGCGGTCGAGGACCCGACCACCGACGCCGTGATCGTCGGCGTCCCCAACAATCTGCACAAGGAGGCCGTTCTGTTGGCGGCCCGGGCGGGCAAGCCCGTCTTCTGCACCAAGCCGCTGGGCCGCACCGCGGCCGAAGCCCTGGAGATGCTCGAGGCCGTCGAGAAGGCCGGTATTTTCGCCGGATACCTCGAGGACCTCGTTTATGCCCCCAAGACGCTCAAGGCCTTGGACGCCGTCCGGGCCGGCGCGCTCGGACGCATTCTGTGGGTCCGCTCGCGCGAGACCCACCCCGGCCCGCACAGCGCCTGGTTCTGGGACAAGGCCATCGCCGGCGGTGGGGCCCTGGTCGACATGGGCTGTCACTGCATCGAGATCATCCGCAGCTTTGCCGGCAAGGGCCTGCGCCCGGTTGAGGTGCTGGCCACGGCGGACACGCTCGTCCATCCGATCGACGCCGAAGACTCCAGCCTGGCGCTCATCCGCTTCGAAGGCGGCGCCTTGGGCCAAGTCGAGGTCAATTGGACCTTTCGCGGCGGGATGGACCTGCGCGACGAGGTGGCGGGGACGGAAGGGACGATCCGGCTGGATCACTTTCTGCGGACCGGGTTCGAGATGTTCACCGCGGTCGGGCAGGGGGGCTATGTGGCCGAAAAGGCCGAGGGGGACAAAGGCTGGCTCTTTCCGGTCGGGGACGAGGTCCACGCCCTTGGCTACGTCCATATGTTTCGGGACATGTTCGACGCCCTGGACGAGGGGCGGGCGCCGCGCGAGACGTTCCTGGACGGCTATGTCGTCAACGCCATCATCGATGCCTGCTATGCCTCGGCCAAATCCAAATGCTGGCAACCGGTCCGGCTGGAACGGTGGGCGGCGGATGCCGTCGGAGCAGGCGCCGGCGCGATCGGGACGAAGGCGAGCGCTTCCGGCGGACTCGTGCTGATCAAAACCGAGAAGATGCCGGACGGCCAGACCAAGCGGATCTTCAAAGACCCGGCCACGGGGGCCTTGAGCCAGACCCTTACTTGA
- a CDS encoding galactose mutarotase, with amino-acid sequence MKKALPLALIALSLLAAAGGCRKTEAPAPAPAAEKGQPTMSVTKAPFGLLPDGTAVDIFTLVNRHGLKARIMTYGAILVSLDLPDRTGALADCVLGYASLDGYLKTTPYFGAIVGRTGNRIAKARFTLDGKTYTLAANNGENSLHGGLKGFDKVVWTAEPFEEANGVGVKLGYLSQDGEEGYPGNLKVSVAYLLTNDDELRIDYEAVTDKATPVNLTSHSYFNFTGGKRDVLAHELLLAADRYTPVDAGLIPTGKLDLVAGTPMAFSKPTAIGARIAQVAGGYDHNYVLNSGGGAMALAARVFEPGSGRVMEILTDQPGIQFYSGNFLDGTIAGKGGQVYGQHWGFCLETQHFPDSPNHPAFPSTILRPGEIYRTRTIHKFSTR; translated from the coding sequence ATGAAGAAAGCCCTGCCCCTTGCCCTTATCGCCCTCTCCCTCCTGGCCGCCGCCGGCGGATGCCGCAAGACCGAGGCGCCGGCCCCAGCACCCGCCGCCGAGAAAGGACAACCCACCATGAGCGTCACCAAAGCCCCCTTCGGACTCCTGCCCGACGGCACGGCCGTCGATATTTTCACTCTGGTCAATAGGCATGGCCTCAAGGCCCGGATCATGACCTACGGTGCCATCCTCGTTTCGCTCGACCTGCCCGATCGGACCGGCGCTCTCGCCGACTGCGTCCTGGGATATGCATCCCTCGATGGTTACCTCAAAACCACTCCCTATTTCGGGGCCATCGTCGGCCGCACCGGCAACCGGATCGCCAAAGCCCGCTTCACCCTGGACGGCAAAACCTACACTCTGGCCGCCAACAACGGCGAAAACAGCCTGCACGGCGGATTGAAAGGCTTCGACAAGGTTGTCTGGACGGCAGAGCCGTTCGAAGAAGCCAACGGGGTCGGCGTCAAGCTTGGCTATTTGAGCCAGGACGGCGAAGAAGGTTATCCCGGCAATCTCAAGGTCAGCGTCGCCTATCTCTTGACCAACGACGACGAGCTGCGGATCGACTACGAAGCCGTGACGGACAAGGCGACGCCGGTCAACCTCACTTCCCACAGCTACTTCAATTTTACGGGCGGCAAACGCGACGTCCTGGCGCATGAGCTCCTGCTGGCCGCGGACCGTTACACACCTGTCGATGCCGGCCTCATTCCGACCGGCAAGCTCGACCTGGTCGCGGGAACGCCGATGGCCTTCAGCAAGCCCACCGCGATCGGCGCCCGCATCGCCCAGGTTGCCGGCGGCTACGATCACAACTATGTCCTGAATTCCGGGGGCGGGGCGATGGCTTTGGCCGCCCGGGTGTTCGAGCCCGGAAGCGGGCGGGTCATGGAGATCCTGACCGACCAGCCGGGCATCCAGTTCTACTCCGGCAACTTCCTCGACGGGACGATCGCCGGCAAGGGCGGGCAGGTTTATGGCCAGCATTGGGGTTTCTGCCTGGAGACCCAGCACTTCCCGGACTCGCCCAACCACCCGGCCTTCCCTTCGACCATCCTGCGACCCGGCGAGATCTACCGCACCCGAACGATCCACAAGTTCTCGACCCGCTGA
- a CDS encoding DPP IV N-terminal domain-containing protein, which produces MKKRTVFILIVLMAFLAGVSGAQDRLKTYPGYEQYAKMSKELQGGGAGGARAGMMGMGGIRWAEDGKSFTFPKDGKTWKFDLATKKAAEAPAPTGQAPDRAMMRAGVERGRQMAEALSPDKKWKALYKDRNLWMADGEGKNEIPVTTEGNEKARIKYATASWVYGEELAQTTAMWWSPDSTKIAFYRFDESKVPDYILQMDQVKLYSKADIEAYPKAGQPNPIAEIYIYDVAAKTTVKIDARDGKPFDDGVVGHYIYRVNWTPDGKELMFTRTNRRQNILELTAADPATGKVRVILREEWPTGWVENSPPMTWLKDNKRFLWISERSGFRNFYLYDVGGKLLATVTNHPFEVANVVKVDEAAGQLYYMARDGANHMMMQLHRVGLDGKKDVRLTDPAFNHQASLSPDGKYFVDTAQTHDVAPIIRLMDAKGKLVADLAKTDTSKTDALGFRKAELFKFKAADGTTDLYGVLQFPSNFDPAKKYPLLVSVYAGPGWNGARESYMAPTALCEYGFLVASFDFRGSSGRGKKAMDSIYLKLGVVEMDDQAAGVKSLYDRPYFDKTRVGVFGTSYGGYASAMCLLRHPDVFTAACAQSSVTSWYQYDSIYTERYMWIPQENKEGYEAGSAMTYAKNLKGRLMLYYGTADNNVHPTNAMQLITALQAAGKNFEVQVGPDRGHTAVNNDRMMEFFIENLMMKTVPLN; this is translated from the coding sequence ATGAAGAAACGAACCGTATTCATCCTGATCGTCCTGATGGCCTTCCTGGCCGGCGTTTCCGGCGCCCAGGATCGCCTCAAGACGTACCCCGGCTACGAGCAGTACGCCAAGATGAGCAAGGAGCTCCAGGGCGGCGGTGCGGGCGGAGCCCGGGCCGGCATGATGGGCATGGGCGGCATCCGCTGGGCCGAGGACGGCAAGTCCTTCACCTTCCCGAAGGACGGCAAGACCTGGAAATTCGACCTGGCGACCAAGAAGGCCGCCGAGGCCCCGGCCCCCACCGGCCAGGCGCCCGACCGGGCCATGATGCGGGCCGGTGTGGAGCGCGGCCGCCAGATGGCCGAGGCCCTGTCTCCGGACAAGAAGTGGAAGGCCCTCTACAAGGACCGCAACCTCTGGATGGCCGACGGCGAGGGCAAAAACGAGATTCCCGTCACCACCGAGGGCAACGAGAAGGCTCGCATCAAATACGCCACGGCCAGCTGGGTCTACGGCGAAGAACTGGCCCAGACGACGGCCATGTGGTGGTCGCCCGATTCCACCAAGATCGCCTTTTACCGATTCGACGAGAGCAAAGTCCCCGATTACATCCTCCAGATGGATCAGGTCAAGCTTTACAGCAAGGCCGACATCGAGGCTTATCCCAAGGCCGGCCAGCCCAACCCGATCGCCGAGATCTATATTTACGACGTCGCCGCCAAGACGACCGTCAAGATCGACGCCCGCGACGGCAAGCCCTTCGACGACGGTGTGGTCGGCCACTACATCTATCGGGTCAATTGGACCCCCGACGGCAAAGAGCTGATGTTCACCCGGACCAACCGACGCCAGAACATCCTCGAGCTCACGGCGGCCGATCCCGCCACCGGGAAGGTCCGCGTCATCCTGCGCGAGGAATGGCCCACGGGCTGGGTCGAGAACAGCCCCCCGATGACCTGGCTCAAGGACAACAAGCGGTTCCTCTGGATCTCCGAGCGAAGCGGCTTCCGTAACTTCTACCTCTATGACGTCGGCGGCAAGCTCCTGGCCACCGTGACGAACCACCCCTTTGAAGTCGCCAATGTCGTCAAGGTCGATGAGGCCGCCGGCCAGCTCTACTACATGGCCCGCGACGGCGCCAACCACATGATGATGCAGCTCCATCGCGTCGGCCTGGACGGCAAGAAGGATGTCCGGCTGACCGATCCGGCCTTCAATCACCAGGCGTCCCTGTCGCCGGACGGAAAGTATTTCGTCGACACGGCCCAGACCCACGACGTCGCTCCGATCATCCGGCTGATGGATGCCAAGGGCAAGCTGGTGGCCGATCTGGCCAAGACCGACACCTCCAAGACCGACGCCCTGGGCTTCCGGAAAGCGGAGCTGTTCAAGTTCAAGGCCGCCGATGGGACGACCGACCTCTACGGCGTCCTGCAGTTTCCCTCCAACTTCGACCCGGCCAAAAAGTACCCGCTGCTGGTCAGCGTCTACGCCGGACCCGGCTGGAACGGCGCCCGCGAGTCGTACATGGCTCCGACCGCGCTCTGCGAGTACGGCTTCCTGGTGGCCTCCTTCGACTTCCGCGGCTCCTCCGGCCGCGGCAAGAAGGCCATGGACTCGATCTACCTGAAGCTCGGCGTCGTGGAGATGGACGACCAGGCGGCCGGCGTCAAGTCCCTCTACGACCGGCCCTACTTCGACAAGACCCGGGTCGGCGTCTTTGGCACGTCCTACGGCGGCTACGCCTCGGCCATGTGCCTGCTGCGCCACCCCGACGTCTTCACCGCCGCCTGCGCCCAGTCCTCCGTCACCTCCTGGTACCAGTATGACTCGATCTACACCGAGCGATACATGTGGATTCCGCAGGAGAACAAGGAAGGCTACGAGGCCGGCAGCGCCATGACCTACGCCAAAAACCTCAAAGGCCGGCTGATGCTCTACTACGGCACGGCGGACAACAACGTCCACCCGACCAACGCCATGCAACTCATCACCGCCCTGCAGGCGGCCGGCAAGAACTTCGAAGTCCAGGTCGGCCCCGACCGCGGACACACCGCCGTCAACAACGACCGGATGATGGAGTTCTTCATCGAAAACCTGATGATGAAGACCGTCCCGCTGAACTGA